Part of the bacterium genome is shown below.
CTTTGCCATCAAGACTTATGTCTTGTTTGTCCTGTTTTATGTTCTAAAATCTCAAACATTATCTTACGGCGTTTTTTAAAAGGAACAAAATTTGCTCTATCCGCTAAATGGCGATAAGCATTACCAATTCGACCATGACTTCCGCCAAGGTTATAGATATCGCACCATACCCCACCTTCACAATGAGGCAAAGAGCATTCTTTAAAAATAGCACAATCTCTGGTTTCATATCGCCTTGCTGCATCTAATAGCGCAGGATTCGCTCCAATGCAGGTCTTCGTCTTCTTAGCAGCATCACGCATGGCTTCGCTGATTTCATACTTGTATTCATCGCAAGACAAAACAAACTTTGCCTCTTCAATCATCCTGGCTTTCTTGAGCAGTTTAGCGATAAGGTTTTTATGTTTTTTGGTGTATTCCATAACACGGTCTCCTTAATAAAATTATGAGTAAAATTAAACATTAATGAACTCTTAACATTACTGCCAAAAGTGGAATTTCGAGGCTAAAACACATCTAAAAACCCCTATATTTTCCTTAACAATTTCATCACCTCTGTAGTAAATGGATGAAGATACTCAGAACCTTTGTATAAGTTTCCATCGGGGAATGAAACATCAACCGACCTTCCTACAATCTTTGCCTCATCAAGAATATCGCGAAAGAATGAGGAAAGTAAATATTCGTCTTCTGACCAGGGTTTAGTATGTAGCGCCTTTAGGATTTTTGCAAAGAAGAGAAATGTTCTGATCCAATTTATACAGTGAAGTACATTTCCTAATTTTAACATTCTGATAAAACCCTGCTCATTTTTCAATAAGTATTTTTTCCCTTCTTCTTTCTCAACAAGTCCAGCCTTTGTCCACCTTTCAAGTATTCTGTAAACAATCTTCTGGTCAAAATAAATCTCTTTTGCAATCTGGTTGGAGTTTCCTTCATGCCTTAAAAGAAGATACAGAAGAACTTCAACACGTGCATTCACTCCAAAAACTCCTCTGAGATATAGAGGTAGAAGACAAGGCTTCTGTATATTTGGTTCTGTGACCTTCTCTTTAACCTGGCTTTTTTCAAAAACACCTTGAGGAACTAAATGCTTATTCAATCTCTTATCTATTTTATAAAAGCACTTTCCAATTCTTTTTAGTCTGGAGGAGTTTAACCACTCTCCATTCTTCTTTATCCATTCTAGCGAGACAGATAAAAGCCTTTTGTCAAACTTTCCCATAAACAGCGTAGATGAAAGCAAACTTTCAAGGTCAATTATCCAGTTCTTCTCCTCCTCAATTTGCGAAGCTACACCAAGGGAAGCCCACTGTCTCCAGTGAATCTGAATCAGTCTGTTCAAAAATTTCTCCCTAAATTCTTTGAGCAATGTCACTGTATCCCTTCTTTCTCAAAAAATCCTTCAAAATAGCCTTAAATCCTTCCGAAACATCCTGGGTTAAAACCCATCTTGCTGCCATCTCCATTTCCTGCTTTGTAGGCTTTAATGCAAATAGGTCATCCACATGATACCCACCGCGGTCAAGTGCTGCATATAGTTTGAAATGTATCTGGTCAAGTCGACTAATAAAATAGATAGTAAGATATTTGCCGTATCGTCTTCCAACAAGTCTCTTTTCAAATCCTACTGGCAAGCCTAATTCTACCTGCGACGCTGGGTCTATATTAATCCATTCTTTCGGAAGTTCGAAATCTCTCTCAACGACTTTTGCTGCTTCCAGAAACCTTTCAGGAAATCTATCTATCTTTTTCACAATGATTTCCTTTTCGCTATAAACAGCTTCACCAAGGACATCTACATCCTTGGTAGTTCTCAAAACGAGACCGAGAGCAAAAAGAGCGGTGCCCCCACAAACTACAAGTGAAATAGGAGAACCATTGTAAAGATCAATTTGCCGGTCAAGAGCATTAAATATATCTTCCATATTTTTTTTGCTAATCATATTATAAGGATTTTATCACCTAATTTTAAGGCTGTCAAGTCCTAAAAAAGAGTGTCAGATAAAAATTAAAAGTGAACTGTTTTAGCCTCGAAAAAGGCCCTACTTTGCCCATGGTGACAGCTTCGCTCTTATTGGGCCTATATTGGTCTCTATAGGCCCTAAAATCCGTTGTGTATTTTTAGGTATTATAAGTTATTCTCCGAATAACTGTTACGTCTTTTTTTACATACCAAGTTTACTAACTGTAGGGAATAATCTAAAGTGGCCTAAAAAGAATAACGAGTAGTAAAGAAAATGTATGTTTTCTTCCAACAAAAGCTGGGTTATGATGTTTCCTGTTCATTTCCAACTCCAACAGTGCGATTTCTTGACAAAGAAAGAGCAAAGTGATACTTTATAGTTGT
Proteins encoded:
- a CDS encoding helix-turn-helix domain-containing protein, encoding MNRLIQIHWRQWASLGVASQIEEEKNWIIDLESLLSSTLFMGKFDKRLLSVSLEWIKKNGEWLNSSRLKRIGKCFYKIDKRLNKHLVPQGVFEKSQVKEKVTEPNIQKPCLLPLYLRGVFGVNARVEVLLYLLLRHEGNSNQIAKEIYFDQKIVYRILERWTKAGLVEKEEGKKYLLKNEQGFIRMLKLGNVLHCINWIRTFLFFAKILKALHTKPWSEDEYLLSSFFRDILDEAKIVGRSVDVSFPDGNLYKGSEYLHPFTTEVMKLLRKI